A genomic stretch from Microbacterium proteolyticum includes:
- a CDS encoding cyclase family protein — MTDTSAARQIRATEPIDQADFDELYERLKQWDTWSDPERGAWNRLTPAHAAAAAATVRSGRVVQTTLPWPTEPEIDNRRPAMHMMLDLGDREAPEPSTNKDFIGIEYHGKSTTHLDALSHIAYRGELFGGARSRDVVNATGAGYGSVAKLGSFVGRGVLIDMPVVKGFSWLEPGEAVYEDDLREAEQVLGVSIGDADAVLLRTGHKARRSSLGPWDSSDLSAGLHATAMPLLAERGIALLGSDGDSDVRPSPTPGIHSPVHILALTALGVPLLDNLDLEQLSVVAAEENRYEFLFTVAPLLVPAGTGSPVNPTAVF, encoded by the coding sequence ATGACCGATACCTCCGCAGCGCGCCAGATCCGCGCCACCGAACCGATCGATCAGGCCGACTTCGACGAGCTGTACGAGCGTCTCAAACAGTGGGACACCTGGAGCGACCCCGAACGGGGAGCGTGGAACCGACTCACCCCGGCACACGCCGCGGCCGCGGCCGCCACCGTGAGATCCGGCCGCGTGGTGCAGACGACGCTCCCGTGGCCGACGGAACCTGAGATCGACAATCGGCGCCCGGCGATGCACATGATGCTCGACCTCGGCGACCGGGAGGCTCCCGAGCCGTCCACCAACAAAGACTTCATCGGCATCGAATACCACGGCAAATCGACGACGCACCTCGATGCCCTCTCGCACATCGCGTACCGCGGTGAGCTGTTCGGCGGCGCCCGCAGCCGCGACGTCGTCAACGCCACGGGTGCCGGCTACGGCTCCGTCGCCAAGCTCGGCTCCTTCGTCGGACGCGGCGTGCTCATCGACATGCCCGTCGTGAAGGGCTTCTCCTGGCTGGAGCCCGGAGAAGCCGTGTACGAAGACGACCTGCGCGAGGCGGAACAGGTGCTCGGTGTCTCCATCGGTGATGCCGATGCCGTGCTCCTGCGCACGGGGCACAAAGCGCGTCGCTCCTCTCTCGGCCCCTGGGACTCGTCTGACCTCAGCGCGGGCCTGCACGCGACGGCGATGCCGCTCCTCGCCGAGCGCGGGATCGCCCTGCTCGGCTCCGACGGAGACAGCGATGTGCGCCCATCGCCGACTCCCGGCATCCATTCGCCGGTGCACATCCTCGCGTTGACCGCGCTGGGGGTCCCGCTGCTCGACAACCTCGACCTCGAACAGCTCTCGGTCGTCGCCGCGGAGGAGAACCGTTACGAGTTCCTCTTCACGGTCGCGCCGCTGCTCGTCCCCGCGGGCACGGGCTCTCCCGTCAACCCGACCGCCGTCTTCTAA